In one window of Gemmatimonas sp. UBA7669 DNA:
- the infB gene encoding translation initiation factor IF-2 — protein MSKLRVHDMAGEFGISADEVIALLRQMDVPVRSHMSLLTDDQVSRIRARWEREKRVRAEKAAPAPAAPTRRRKAAAEAAPVAEAETPAPAPVVRRRRAADVAEAHEAEQAAGLEQQTAAASKAEVAVAAQPEAAATKPAAATPEAPKAEAPAQEAPVAPVAPDPVAAPAPAPAVSSAPSAPSAPAAKAPAAEAAAVRAAAVPAAAVPPAVPAAAVPPAPAAPAAPAVKAPAAEASGVQAAAVPPAPAAAAVPPAPASTAPAAPAAAVPPAPPAATEPAPDLPADRPRPRPVVPGAPRLRPVASASPNFGSARPVASAAPGGGLQQGQRRDDRRPGQGGGQGGQQGGQGGGQGGGPSGASQAGGNQQQRRGKKNKRGAVDQEAVSANISKTMTALRGAPQRGRSGRRFGAEMRAEAEEQRQAAAERERKTVRVNEFITVSELAQILGVSATQIVGFAFKSLGLMVTINQRLDFDQIELIAGEFGFQAVKESDYAADVPDQHEEDNVEDLRPRPPVVTIMGHVDHGKTSLLDYIRKANVVAGEAGGITQHIGAYHVEVAGKRTITFLDTPGHEAFTAMRARGAQVTDIVVIVIAADDQVMPQTIEAISHAKSAGVPIIIAINKVDLPTANIEKVKQDLLQHEVVLEDFGGTVLHSEISAKKGTGVNELLEQILLQSDILELKANPSRRAVGSVVEAQLDQGKGPVATVLVQNGTLRVGDDYICGIHSGRVRAMLDERGKQVKEAGPAIPVQILGLTGVPMAGDQLLVVDDATAAREIAQRRERLDREAKSRRTTRGVVSLEDFMSQAAAGQKRQLRLVIKADQGGPAEALADALQQLSNEEVQVEIIHRAVGAIAESDILLAKAAGAIIIGFHVRPDNNARQAAEREGVDIKLYRIIYEAVADVKAALEGMLRPEEREVVFGEAEVRETFKVARVGTIAGCIVRSGIINRKGRVRVIRDGIEIYDGGIASLRRFKDDVNEVKEGYECGIGIENFNDVKVGDMFECYRTEEVARTLDQANKA, from the coding sequence TTGAGCAAGCTTCGTGTGCATGACATGGCGGGTGAGTTCGGCATCTCGGCGGACGAGGTGATCGCACTGCTGCGCCAGATGGACGTGCCGGTTCGCAGCCATATGTCGCTGCTGACCGACGACCAGGTATCCCGTATCCGCGCCCGGTGGGAGCGCGAGAAGCGCGTGCGCGCCGAGAAGGCCGCGCCTGCGCCCGCGGCGCCGACGCGCCGTCGCAAGGCGGCGGCTGAGGCCGCTCCGGTCGCCGAGGCGGAAACGCCGGCGCCCGCGCCCGTGGTACGTCGCCGGCGTGCGGCGGATGTGGCGGAAGCGCATGAGGCGGAGCAGGCGGCGGGCTTGGAACAGCAAACAGCGGCAGCCTCAAAGGCAGAAGTCGCTGTAGCGGCACAGCCAGAAGCGGCAGCCACAAAGCCAGCAGCTGCCACGCCGGAAGCCCCCAAGGCGGAAGCCCCAGCGCAGGAAGCGCCGGTCGCTCCTGTTGCTCCGGATCCTGTCGCCGCACCTGCTCCCGCTCCCGCCGTTTCGTCGGCTCCGTCGGCTCCGTCGGCTCCTGCTGCCAAGGCTCCCGCCGCAGAGGCTGCTGCCGTTCGGGCTGCCGCCGTTCCGGCTGCTGCCGTACCGCCGGCCGTTCCGGCGGCCGCTGTTCCCCCGGCTCCTGCGGCTCCTGCGGCTCCTGCGGTCAAGGCTCCCGCCGCGGAGGCTTCTGGCGTTCAGGCTGCCGCTGTTCCGCCGGCTCCTGCGGCTGCAGCGGTTCCTCCGGCTCCGGCGTCAACGGCTCCTGCTGCCCCGGCTGCCGCTGTTCCTCCGGCGCCTCCCGCCGCGACGGAGCCCGCTCCCGATCTACCCGCCGACCGTCCCCGTCCGCGCCCCGTTGTGCCTGGTGCACCGCGTCTGCGCCCGGTCGCCAGCGCGTCGCCCAACTTCGGTTCCGCCCGCCCCGTGGCCTCCGCGGCTCCGGGTGGCGGTTTGCAGCAGGGACAGCGCCGCGATGATCGCCGGCCCGGACAGGGCGGGGGTCAGGGTGGCCAGCAGGGTGGACAGGGTGGCGGCCAGGGTGGCGGCCCCTCGGGTGCCTCGCAGGCCGGTGGCAACCAGCAGCAGCGCCGCGGCAAGAAGAACAAGCGGGGCGCGGTGGATCAGGAAGCGGTGTCCGCCAACATTTCCAAGACCATGACCGCTCTGCGCGGCGCGCCACAGCGTGGCCGCTCGGGTCGTCGCTTTGGCGCCGAAATGCGCGCCGAGGCGGAGGAGCAGCGCCAGGCGGCCGCCGAGCGTGAGCGCAAGACCGTGCGCGTGAACGAGTTCATCACGGTCTCCGAACTCGCGCAGATTCTCGGCGTCTCCGCCACGCAGATCGTGGGCTTTGCCTTCAAGTCGCTGGGGCTGATGGTCACCATCAACCAGCGCCTCGACTTCGACCAGATCGAACTCATTGCCGGCGAGTTCGGCTTCCAGGCTGTCAAGGAAAGCGACTACGCCGCCGATGTGCCGGATCAGCACGAAGAGGACAACGTCGAGGATCTGCGGCCGCGTCCGCCCGTGGTCACCATCATGGGTCACGTCGACCACGGCAAGACCTCGCTGCTCGACTACATCCGCAAGGCCAACGTGGTCGCGGGTGAAGCGGGTGGCATTACGCAGCACATCGGTGCCTACCACGTGGAGGTGGCGGGCAAGCGCACCATCACCTTCCTCGATACGCCGGGTCACGAGGCCTTCACGGCCATGCGTGCGCGTGGTGCGCAGGTCACGGACATCGTCGTCATCGTGATCGCGGCCGACGACCAGGTCATGCCGCAGACCATTGAAGCCATCTCGCACGCCAAGAGTGCGGGTGTGCCCATCATCATCGCCATCAACAAGGTCGATCTGCCGACGGCGAACATCGAGAAGGTCAAGCAGGACCTCCTGCAGCATGAGGTCGTGCTCGAAGACTTCGGTGGCACCGTGCTGCACTCCGAGATCTCGGCCAAGAAGGGCACGGGCGTCAACGAGCTGCTCGAACAGATCCTCCTGCAGAGCGACATTCTCGAGCTCAAGGCCAACCCCTCACGCCGCGCCGTCGGTTCGGTGGTGGAAGCCCAGCTCGATCAGGGCAAGGGCCCCGTGGCCACCGTGCTCGTGCAAAACGGCACGCTGCGCGTGGGCGACGACTACATCTGCGGCATCCACTCGGGGCGCGTGCGCGCCATGCTCGACGAGCGGGGCAAGCAGGTCAAGGAAGCCGGTCCCGCCATTCCGGTGCAGATCCTCGGCCTCACGGGCGTGCCCATGGCCGGCGATCAGTTGCTGGTGGTGGACGACGCCACGGCCGCGCGCGAAATCGCGCAGCGTCGTGAGCGCCTCGATCGTGAAGCCAAGAGCCGCCGCACCACGCGTGGTGTGGTCTCGCTCGAAGACTTCATGTCGCAGGCCGCCGCGGGCCAGAAGCGCCAGTTGCGCCTCGTCATCAAGGCCGACCAGGGCGGTCCGGCGGAAGCCCTCGCCGACGCCCTGCAGCAGCTCTCCAACGAGGAAGTGCAGGTGGAGATCATCCACCGCGCCGTTGGTGCCATTGCCGAAAGCGACATTCTGCTCGCCAAGGCGGCCGGCGCCATCATCATCGGCTTCCACGTGCGCCCCGACAACAACGCGCGTCAGGCCGCCGAGCGCGAGGGTGTCGACATCAAGCTGTATCGCATCATCTACGAGGCCGTTGCCGATGTGAAGGCGGCGCTCGAAGGCATGCTGCGTCCCGAGGAGCGCGAAGTGGTCTTCGGCGAAGCCGAAGTGCGCGAGACCTTCAAGGTCGCGCGGGTCGGCACCATCGCCGGCTGCATCGTCCGCTCGGGTATCATCAATCGCAAGGGACGCGTGCGCGTCATCCGCGACGGCATCGAGATCTACGACGGCGGGATCGCGTCGCTCCGCCGCTTCAAGGATGACGTCAACGAGGTCAAGGAAGGGTACGAGTGCGGTATCGGCATCGAGAACTTCAACGACGTCAAGGTCGGTGACATGTTCGAGTGCTACCGCACAGAGGAAGTGGCCCGTACCCTCGACCAGGCCAACAAGGCCTGA
- a CDS encoding L7Ae/L30e/S12e/Gadd45 family ribosomal protein, translated as MSDEPPRAPVLDEATRRKVLGLVGLGARGRLVVIGTEQVRLAAQKDNVVLAIVAQDVSRHSLEKVVPVLRARRVEMVEWPSAAELGGAVGRETTAAIGIVDQGLARGIRGAVAGALPAGDATRVSR; from the coding sequence GTGAGTGACGAGCCGCCGCGCGCTCCTGTTCTCGATGAGGCAACACGCCGCAAGGTGTTGGGTCTCGTCGGGCTGGGTGCGCGAGGCCGGCTGGTGGTGATCGGTACCGAGCAGGTGCGGTTGGCCGCGCAGAAGGACAACGTGGTGCTGGCGATCGTGGCGCAGGATGTCTCGCGCCACTCGCTCGAGAAGGTGGTGCCGGTCCTGCGGGCCCGGCGGGTGGAGATGGTGGAGTGGCCGAGTGCGGCCGAGTTGGGCGGCGCTGTGGGTCGAGAAACGACCGCGGCGATCGGGATCGTTGATCAGGGGCTGGCGCGCGGGATCCGTGGCGCCGTAGCCGGGGCACTCCCGGCGGGCGACGCGACGCGCGTTTCGCGGTAG
- the nusA gene encoding transcription termination factor NusA, with protein MAGSAEILTALRELANLKQITKEELHGLLQDGIHAALAKKHGANVQAEVEIDDAKGEIRIVLLKTVVEEVTDASREILLEEARFEDPEFQVGDVMETQVDFMEFGRTAVQAAKQRIIQRVREGERSRIRDEFAGRVGDLLSGEIQQIERGKLVVMLNKFREAEAIIPYREQNHREHYHQGEPVRAVLKRVEDTPKGPRLILSRSDALFVQALFKLEVPEIQQGIVEIKAAAREVGSRTKIAVTSRDESIDPVGACVGLKGARVQAVVNELGGERIDIVPWSPDPERFAKLALAPARVARVFSDAASRTIQAVVDEDQLSLAIGRNGQNVRLASELTGWKIDLYSSREWLEKGGEGPLFAPLPEEQEDADVPLNEIEGLETATVAVLADAGYRTLNDILDLDRDDLLRLPGIAPEEADRIMAIIDELTTEDDEAGQGA; from the coding sequence ATGGCCGGATCGGCGGAAATCCTCACAGCCTTACGTGAGCTCGCGAATCTCAAGCAGATCACGAAAGAGGAGCTGCACGGGCTTCTCCAGGACGGCATTCATGCCGCCCTGGCCAAGAAGCACGGGGCCAACGTCCAGGCAGAAGTCGAAATCGACGACGCCAAGGGCGAAATTCGCATTGTGCTGCTGAAGACGGTGGTGGAAGAGGTCACGGACGCGTCGCGCGAAATTCTGCTCGAGGAGGCGCGGTTCGAGGATCCGGAGTTCCAGGTCGGTGACGTCATGGAAACCCAGGTCGACTTCATGGAATTCGGCCGCACGGCGGTGCAGGCGGCCAAGCAGCGCATCATTCAGCGCGTCCGTGAAGGCGAGCGTTCGCGCATCCGCGACGAATTCGCGGGGCGCGTGGGTGACCTGCTCTCCGGCGAAATTCAGCAGATCGAACGCGGCAAGCTGGTGGTCATGCTCAACAAGTTCCGCGAGGCGGAAGCCATCATTCCGTATCGCGAGCAGAACCACCGCGAGCACTACCATCAGGGTGAGCCGGTGCGCGCGGTGCTCAAGCGCGTCGAAGACACACCCAAGGGACCGCGGCTCATTCTGAGCCGTTCCGACGCGCTCTTCGTGCAGGCGCTCTTCAAGCTCGAAGTCCCGGAAATCCAGCAGGGCATCGTGGAGATCAAGGCGGCGGCCCGCGAAGTGGGCAGCCGCACCAAGATCGCCGTCACCTCGCGTGACGAGTCCATCGATCCCGTGGGCGCTTGCGTGGGCCTCAAGGGCGCGCGGGTACAGGCCGTGGTCAACGAACTGGGCGGTGAGCGCATCGATATCGTGCCCTGGTCGCCCGACCCCGAGCGCTTCGCCAAGCTGGCGCTGGCGCCGGCGCGTGTGGCGCGTGTGTTCAGTGATGCGGCGTCGCGCACCATTCAGGCCGTGGTGGACGAGGACCAGCTTTCGCTGGCCATCGGTCGTAATGGCCAGAACGTGCGCCTCGCGTCCGAACTGACGGGATGGAAGATCGACCTCTACTCCAGCCGCGAGTGGCTCGAGAAGGGCGGGGAAGGTCCGCTCTTCGCGCCGCTGCCCGAGGAGCAGGAGGACGCCGATGTGCCGCTCAATGAGATCGAGGGCCTCGAGACGGCCACGGTGGCCGTGCTGGCCGACGCGGGCTATCGCACGCTCAACGACATTCTCGATCTCGATCGGGATGACCTGCTGCGACTGCCCGGCATCGCGCCGGAAGAGGCCGATCGCATCATGGCTATCATCGATGAGCTGACCACCGAAGACGATGAGGCAGGTCAGGGCGCGTGA
- the rimP gene encoding ribosome maturation factor RimP: MTSLEPIVTQELDSLGFDLVELRRGGSRSRPVLEVRIDRRDGETVTIADCTTASRALEARLEADALVSEQYVLEVSSPGADRPLRHVADWRRFVGRRATVTSAVLAGGKQEVEILAVDGEDGAEVALVRDTKGREVQVPLRDVTQARLAFHWKR; encoded by the coding sequence GTGACGTCGCTCGAACCCATTGTCACACAAGAACTTGACAGCCTGGGCTTCGACCTGGTCGAACTCCGCCGCGGGGGCTCACGCTCCCGTCCGGTGCTGGAAGTTCGTATCGACCGGCGGGACGGGGAAACGGTAACCATCGCGGATTGTACGACGGCCTCGCGCGCGCTCGAAGCGCGTCTCGAGGCCGACGCGCTGGTGTCGGAGCAGTACGTGTTGGAGGTGTCGTCACCCGGAGCGGATCGCCCGTTGCGCCATGTGGCCGACTGGCGGCGCTTTGTGGGCCGACGCGCCACCGTCACGAGTGCGGTGTTGGCAGGCGGTAAGCAGGAAGTCGAGATCCTCGCCGTGGACGGCGAGGACGGCGCGGAGGTGGCGCTGGTGCGTGACACGAAGGGCCGGGAAGTCCAGGTCCCTTTGCGTGACGTGACCCAGGCACGTCTCGCGTTCCACTGGAAACGATAG
- a CDS encoding polyphenol oxidase family protein, with amino-acid sequence MTGLPLGPVLRLCEPVPDLPDGVLGFTTTRAAGSFGLSSTEPVAEVMARWDALQADFEALGIQRLASAYQVHGAEVASHGAGWHGWLRLRGIDGHLTTTPGTALAVTVADCTPVVVAHPAGAVAVLHAGWRGTAAGILRVGLSQLAERGFAAAECRVHLGPSICGACYEVGPEVLKAVTGRPASGKGCLDVRATLLEQARALGVRAVTVDEGCTRCHQGRYFSHRGGDSGRLLGLVALRSA; translated from the coding sequence ATGACCGGTCTCCCCCTCGGTCCCGTCCTCCGTCTATGCGAGCCCGTGCCCGACCTGCCGGATGGTGTGCTGGGCTTCACCACCACGCGGGCGGCCGGTTCGTTTGGCCTGTCGTCCACTGAGCCGGTGGCGGAGGTCATGGCCCGCTGGGACGCCCTGCAGGCGGATTTCGAGGCGCTGGGCATTCAGCGGCTGGCCAGCGCCTATCAGGTGCACGGTGCCGAGGTGGCGAGCCACGGCGCCGGCTGGCACGGTTGGCTTCGCCTGCGCGGCATAGACGGGCACCTCACGACGACGCCGGGTACCGCCCTCGCGGTGACCGTGGCCGACTGCACCCCGGTGGTCGTGGCCCATCCGGCCGGGGCGGTGGCGGTGCTGCACGCCGGGTGGCGGGGCACAGCGGCCGGCATCCTGCGCGTGGGACTGTCCCAGTTGGCCGAGCGCGGTTTTGCCGCAGCCGAATGCCGGGTTCATCTGGGGCCGTCCATCTGCGGCGCCTGTTATGAAGTGGGGCCGGAGGTCCTCAAGGCCGTCACCGGTCGGCCCGCCTCTGGCAAGGGCTGCCTCGATGTACGCGCCACCTTATTGGAGCAGGCCCGGGCGCTCGGTGTACGGGCCGTCACCGTGGACGAAGGGTGTACCCGTTGCCATCAGGGGCGCTATTTCAGCCATCGGGGCGGCGACAGCGGCCGCCTGCTTGGCCTCGTGGCCCTTCGGTCGGCTTGA
- the murA gene encoding UDP-N-acetylglucosamine 1-carboxyvinyltransferase: MSAVQFVVEGGHRLSGSIRPAGNKNAALPIVAAALLTDQPVQLHNVPRIRDIETLVELVRTTGAVCEWNGDNSLRIHAQDVRAADLDPAMCARIRASILLAAPLLARCGTVTLSPPGGDVIGRRRLDTHFHVLQALGATYELGERFRFDTKGLVGADVFLDEPSVTATENALVAAVAAKGRTVLRNAASEPHVQDLAHFLVALGARIEGIGSNVYTIEGGLPLGGATHAIGPDHIEVGSFIGLAAVTRSTLRIEKAGIEHLRSTLMGFERLGIMCQVDGDDLIVPAEQSRVIQSDLGGHVSKLEDQPWPAFPADTMSIAIVTATQCEGMILFHEKMFESRLYFTDKLVNMGARIVLCDPHRAIVSGPTRLRGSTVESPDIRAGMAMLLAALCADGTSVINNAQQIERGYERIESRLGLLGARIKRVELSAR; this comes from the coding sequence ATGTCCGCCGTCCAGTTCGTCGTCGAAGGGGGTCACCGGCTCAGTGGCAGCATCCGCCCGGCCGGCAACAAGAACGCCGCGCTGCCCATCGTGGCCGCCGCCCTGCTCACCGATCAGCCGGTGCAGCTGCACAATGTGCCGCGCATCCGCGATATCGAAACGCTGGTCGAACTCGTGCGCACCACCGGTGCGGTGTGCGAGTGGAACGGCGACAATTCGCTGCGTATTCACGCGCAGGATGTCCGTGCCGCCGACCTCGACCCGGCCATGTGCGCGCGCATTCGTGCGTCCATTCTGCTGGCGGCGCCGCTCCTCGCGCGCTGCGGCACCGTCACGCTGTCGCCGCCTGGTGGCGACGTGATTGGCCGGCGCCGACTCGACACGCACTTCCATGTCCTGCAGGCGCTGGGCGCCACCTACGAACTTGGCGAGCGCTTCCGCTTTGATACCAAGGGCCTCGTGGGCGCTGATGTGTTTCTCGATGAGCCCAGTGTCACCGCCACCGAGAACGCGTTGGTGGCCGCCGTCGCCGCCAAGGGCCGCACGGTGCTGCGCAACGCGGCCAGTGAACCGCATGTGCAGGACCTTGCGCACTTCCTTGTGGCATTGGGCGCGCGCATCGAGGGCATCGGCTCGAACGTGTACACCATCGAGGGCGGTCTGCCGCTGGGCGGCGCCACACATGCCATCGGCCCCGATCACATTGAAGTGGGTTCGTTCATCGGCCTCGCTGCGGTCACGCGCTCCACGCTGCGCATTGAGAAGGCCGGCATCGAGCATCTGCGCAGCACGCTCATGGGCTTCGAGCGTCTGGGCATCATGTGTCAGGTGGATGGCGACGACCTCATCGTGCCGGCCGAGCAGTCGCGGGTCATTCAGAGCGATCTCGGCGGCCATGTGTCCAAGCTGGAGGACCAGCCCTGGCCGGCGTTTCCGGCGGACACCATGTCCATTGCCATCGTCACGGCCACGCAGTGCGAAGGCATGATTCTCTTTCACGAGAAGATGTTCGAGTCGCGGCTGTACTTCACCGACAAGCTGGTGAACATGGGCGCACGCATCGTGCTCTGCGATCCGCACCGCGCCATCGTGTCCGGGCCGACCCGTCTGCGCGGCAGTACCGTCGAGTCGCCCGACATTCGCGCCGGCATGGCCATGCTGCTCGCAGCACTCTGCGCTGATGGCACCAGTGTCATCAACAACGCGCAGCAGATCGAACGCGGCTACGAGCGCATCGAGTCGCGGCTCGGCCTGCTAGGGGCGCGCATCAAGCGCGTGGAGTTGAGTGCCCGGTAA
- a CDS encoding zinc dependent phospholipase C family protein, whose protein sequence is MSVRGCWPVWAALLLVALCPTEAWAWTPGTHVFLGDAVLSNLTLLPGHIADLLRSFPADFLYGSIAADTSIAKKYAEVGRHCHAWHVGLEIHDEAEPPALKAFALGYLSHLAADVVAHNFFVPRQLAVTSSTTALGHSYWESRIDTHIGDPWPRRARELLSLDHSRADQHLDRILSPTLFGTPTNRRIFRGMVYVTDTESWQRIFQLVSENSRWDLSDADVSRYLARSFDYIVDLLCHWDQSEPYRYDPSGELPLREAKKVRRLARRQGGDMRAALEADRMFGMPTTPLRHAADLPSPLFIPRELRAVG, encoded by the coding sequence ATGTCGGTACGCGGGTGCTGGCCCGTGTGGGCTGCGTTGCTGCTGGTGGCACTCTGCCCCACCGAGGCCTGGGCGTGGACGCCAGGCACGCACGTCTTTCTCGGTGATGCCGTGCTGTCCAATCTGACACTGCTGCCCGGTCATATCGCCGATCTGCTGCGCAGCTTTCCCGCTGACTTCCTCTACGGGTCGATTGCGGCAGATACGAGCATTGCCAAGAAGTATGCGGAGGTCGGCCGACATTGTCATGCCTGGCATGTGGGCCTCGAGATTCATGACGAAGCCGAGCCGCCAGCGCTCAAGGCGTTTGCGCTGGGTTACCTGTCGCATCTCGCCGCCGATGTGGTGGCGCACAATTTCTTTGTGCCGCGGCAACTGGCGGTCACCTCGAGCACGACGGCCCTTGGCCACAGCTACTGGGAAAGCCGCATCGACACGCACATTGGCGACCCCTGGCCGCGGCGGGCCCGGGAGCTGCTGTCTCTCGATCACTCCCGCGCCGACCAGCACCTCGATCGCATTCTGAGTCCCACGCTGTTCGGCACGCCCACCAACCGCCGCATCTTTCGCGGCATGGTGTACGTGACGGACACCGAATCGTGGCAGCGCATCTTCCAGCTCGTGTCCGAAAACAGTCGCTGGGATCTGAGCGACGCCGACGTGTCCCGATATCTGGCGCGCTCCTTCGATTACATCGTGGACCTGCTCTGCCACTGGGACCAGAGCGAGCCGTATCGCTACGATCCGTCAGGTGAGCTGCCGCTGCGAGAAGCCAAGAAGGTGCGACGGCTGGCGCGGCGACAGGGGGGTGACATGCGAGCGGCCCTCGAAGCCGATCGCATGTTCGGCATGCCGACCACGCCGCTGCGCCACGCGGCCGACCTGCCGTCCCCCCTCTTCATCCCGCGCGAGCTGCGAGCAGTTGGTTGA
- the gatB gene encoding Asp-tRNA(Asn)/Glu-tRNA(Gln) amidotransferase subunit GatB — protein MSATFASAAGRDWELVIGLEVHCQLRTRSKIFCGCATSFGEAPNVNTCPVCLGLPGALPVINDHAVALAVRASLALECTVHETSIFARKNYFYPDLPKGYQISQFDRPLATNGQVVIGKQADGTPRVIRVHRVHMEEDAGKSVHDRFPQASAIDLNRAGTPLVEIVSEPDIRSAAEAAAYARRLRQILEYADVSDANMEEGSLRVDVNISVRPVGETALGTKTEVKNLNSFSAIERAVEIEFARQVQVLSSGGRIEQQTMLYDDKRNVVRPARSKEGSHDYRYFPDPDLPPLVVRAAERQAQRDALPELPEARRTRFAREHALPEADIEQLLASRLLADRFEVLVQESGDARRAANWMLGPVLASVNASGCALEAHPVSLARLGALIRLEAAGDVSNTAARQLFALLEREDEDPRVLAEREGVLQVRDDSALVAWIDEVLAENPAEAARFVSGERKLQGVLVGLVMKKSKGAADPKKVNQLLAARAG, from the coding sequence ATGAGCGCCACTTTCGCATCAGCGGCTGGCCGCGACTGGGAACTGGTCATCGGCCTCGAAGTACACTGCCAGCTGCGCACACGCAGCAAGATCTTCTGCGGGTGTGCGACGTCGTTTGGTGAGGCCCCCAACGTCAACACCTGCCCGGTGTGTCTGGGTTTGCCGGGCGCGCTGCCGGTCATCAACGATCACGCGGTGGCCCTGGCCGTGCGCGCGTCGCTGGCTCTCGAGTGCACGGTGCACGAGACGTCCATCTTTGCGCGAAAGAACTACTTCTACCCTGATCTCCCCAAGGGCTACCAGATCTCGCAGTTTGATCGTCCGCTGGCCACCAACGGCCAGGTGGTCATTGGCAAGCAGGCCGATGGTACGCCGCGTGTCATTCGGGTGCATCGCGTGCACATGGAAGAAGACGCGGGCAAGTCCGTGCATGACCGTTTCCCGCAGGCCTCGGCCATTGATCTCAATCGTGCGGGCACGCCGCTCGTCGAAATTGTCTCAGAGCCGGATATCCGCAGCGCCGCTGAGGCCGCGGCTTACGCACGGCGTCTGCGGCAGATTCTCGAGTATGCCGATGTCTCCGACGCCAACATGGAAGAGGGCTCACTGCGCGTGGATGTGAACATCTCCGTGCGTCCTGTTGGTGAAACGGCGCTTGGCACCAAGACCGAGGTCAAGAATCTCAACTCCTTCTCGGCCATTGAGCGCGCGGTGGAGATCGAGTTTGCGCGCCAGGTGCAGGTGCTGTCGTCCGGTGGACGCATTGAGCAGCAGACCATGCTGTACGACGACAAGCGCAACGTCGTGCGTCCGGCGCGCAGCAAGGAAGGCAGTCACGACTATCGCTATTTCCCCGATCCGGACTTGCCGCCGCTCGTGGTGCGTGCGGCGGAGCGACAGGCACAGCGTGACGCGCTGCCGGAGTTGCCCGAGGCGCGGCGCACGCGCTTTGCGCGCGAGCATGCACTGCCCGAGGCAGACATTGAACAGCTGCTGGCGTCCCGTCTGTTGGCGGACCGCTTCGAAGTGCTGGTGCAGGAAAGCGGCGATGCGCGCCGCGCAGCCAATTGGATGCTGGGGCCGGTGCTGGCGTCGGTGAACGCCAGCGGCTGTGCGCTCGAGGCGCATCCCGTGTCACTCGCGCGGCTGGGCGCGCTCATTCGTCTCGAAGCGGCGGGTGACGTGTCCAACACCGCGGCGCGTCAGCTCTTTGCTCTGCTCGAGCGCGAAGACGAGGATCCACGCGTGCTGGCCGAGCGTGAAGGGGTGCTGCAGGTGCGCGACGACAGCGCGCTTGTGGCCTGGATTGACGAGGTGCTGGCCGAGAACCCCGCCGAGGCCGCCCGCTTTGTCAGTGGCGAGCGCAAACTGCAGGGCGTGCTGGTGGGGCTGGTGATGAAGAAGTCCAAGGGCGCGGCCGACCCCAAGAAGGTCAACCAACTGCTCGCAGCTCGCGCGGGATGA